One genomic window of Sphingopyxis sp. OPL5 includes the following:
- a CDS encoding NAD(P)-dependent oxidoreductase, translated as MSEETLRISFIGTGVMGGPMAGHLAKAGHALTVYNRTRAKADAWVALYGGAAAATPAEAAEGADVVLTCVGNDDDLAQVTLGRDGAFRAMRRGALFIDHTTVSARIARQLSVEAEEPGLLVVDAPVSGGEAGAQNGTLSIMCGGRKAAFEAAAPIMQAYAARMVHIGGPGAGQTTKMVNQIAIAGALQGVSEALRFAQASRLDTDKVFEAVSGGAAASWQMLNRWGTMAKDEFDFGFAVDWMRKDLGLALEEARSNGATIPVAAIVDQFYADVQKAGNGRRDTSSLVTRLPK; from the coding sequence ATGAGCGAAGAAACATTGCGCATCAGCTTCATCGGGACCGGCGTCATGGGCGGACCGATGGCGGGCCATCTGGCGAAAGCCGGCCACGCCCTCACCGTCTACAACCGCACCCGCGCCAAGGCCGACGCCTGGGTCGCGCTATATGGCGGCGCCGCGGCGGCGACCCCCGCCGAGGCGGCCGAAGGCGCCGACGTCGTGCTGACCTGCGTCGGCAACGACGACGATCTGGCGCAGGTGACGCTCGGCCGCGACGGCGCCTTCCGCGCGATGCGGCGCGGGGCGCTGTTCATCGACCACACCACCGTCTCCGCCCGCATAGCGCGGCAATTGTCGGTCGAGGCCGAGGAACCCGGTCTGCTCGTCGTCGACGCGCCGGTCTCGGGCGGTGAAGCCGGCGCGCAAAACGGCACGCTGTCGATCATGTGCGGCGGCAGGAAGGCGGCGTTCGAGGCCGCGGCGCCGATCATGCAGGCTTATGCCGCGCGCATGGTCCATATCGGCGGCCCCGGCGCGGGGCAGACGACCAAGATGGTCAACCAGATCGCGATCGCCGGCGCGCTGCAGGGCGTGTCCGAAGCCTTGCGCTTTGCACAAGCCTCGCGGCTCGACACCGACAAGGTGTTCGAGGCGGTGTCGGGCGGCGCCGCGGCGAGCTGGCAGATGCTCAACCGCTGGGGCACGATGGCGAAGGACGAATTCGACTTCGGCTTCGCCGTCGACTGGATGCGCAAGGATCTGGGGCTGGCGCTCGAGGAAGCACGCTCGAACGGCGCGACGATCCCGGTCGCAGCGATCGTCGACCAATTTTACGCCGATGTCCAAAAGGCGGGCAACGGCCGCCGCGATACCAGTTCGCTCGTGACGAGGCTGCCGAAATGA